A section of the Pseudomonadota bacterium genome encodes:
- a CDS encoding MMPL family transporter, which produces MKLPILPTPVAIAVFAVLLAAGALAATRISVETDVTELLPDRGGDSLVELARRFGMMRKVAVVVGPEAKGDTDRLLEAADAAADALAKLDGVAAVTSRVEMDEARRAAAVVLGRAARLARADALPKNEAETAERVAQLKERLGAPEAMVIQEYLLQDPLGLGRDALRGLEAVGEGQGARVERGHLVSLDGRYALVFLDLSFDALDVERATAFVRELDRTVARALEAEGTADIPVVALGGVHFASASASSLIADLKWCSIAITVLVAGVFLLFFRRLRLLLLALVPGLLGNAIAAGAMGLAGQRVHALTLGFASTITGISIDYAIHLYHRALGETEGDTRARMAAALQAVVRPVTLGCATAVAAFLLVATSSFTSVRQLAAFAAISVGVSLLTALLLLPSLHRLALGGAGPGLRDTAERWSRRFTRLGTGAVGARRAVLLLVFAAAAGAFAFGLFGVTLSGDPRDLGYTPPDLVAKQDRLSRLFPGIADQALLVAEGGSRDEALARNDALYAALLAGGVEKDDVVSVSPFLPSLATQRRSLDASAALFDPGAGGARTALAAAGFAPSYIEGLDAMLDAPPIEPADYSGTSLGRLVTEALVQQGGRWYVLSRVKGAARADSLAAIAEAVPGCRLASERVEAQGTLDALQKDLAWMLGIWGAVALVLIAVVERSLLFSLRAVLPPAFGVLAAVGLYGLIGRPVTPVASAALTMVLGLGINYGVYVEHEPAGERGRVAAAVFADALTTIVGFAALAFANNRAMADIGLMIVVGLTAAMLCAVIVLPALRGSGVD; this is translated from the coding sequence GTGAAGCTGCCCATCCTGCCGACCCCGGTCGCGATCGCCGTGTTCGCGGTGCTCCTCGCGGCAGGCGCCCTCGCCGCGACGCGGATCTCCGTCGAGACGGACGTCACCGAGCTGCTGCCGGACCGCGGGGGCGATTCGCTCGTCGAGCTCGCCCGCAGGTTCGGGATGATGCGCAAGGTCGCGGTGGTCGTCGGGCCCGAGGCGAAGGGCGACACGGATCGCCTGCTCGAGGCCGCGGACGCTGCGGCCGACGCGCTGGCGAAGCTCGACGGGGTCGCGGCGGTGACGAGCCGGGTGGAGATGGACGAGGCGAGGCGGGCGGCGGCGGTCGTGCTCGGGCGGGCGGCGAGGCTCGCGCGCGCCGACGCGCTCCCGAAAAACGAGGCGGAGACGGCGGAGCGCGTGGCCCAGCTCAAGGAGCGGCTCGGCGCACCCGAGGCGATGGTGATCCAGGAGTACCTGCTGCAGGACCCGCTCGGGCTCGGGCGGGACGCGCTCCGCGGGCTCGAAGCCGTCGGCGAGGGCCAGGGCGCCCGCGTGGAGCGGGGCCACCTGGTCTCGCTCGACGGACGGTACGCCCTCGTCTTCCTCGATCTCTCGTTCGATGCGCTCGACGTCGAGCGCGCGACGGCTTTCGTGCGGGAGCTCGACCGGACGGTCGCCCGCGCCCTCGAGGCCGAGGGCACGGCGGACATCCCGGTTGTCGCCCTCGGCGGGGTCCACTTCGCCTCCGCGAGCGCGTCCTCGCTCATCGCGGATCTCAAGTGGTGCTCGATCGCGATCACGGTGCTCGTCGCCGGGGTGTTCCTCCTCTTCTTCCGGCGCCTGCGGCTCCTCCTGCTCGCGCTCGTCCCCGGCCTCCTCGGCAACGCGATCGCCGCCGGCGCGATGGGGCTCGCCGGGCAGCGCGTGCATGCGCTCACCCTCGGGTTCGCCTCGACGATCACCGGCATCAGCATCGACTACGCGATCCACCTCTACCACCGGGCGCTCGGCGAGACCGAGGGCGACACCAGGGCGCGCATGGCCGCGGCGCTCCAGGCCGTGGTCAGGCCGGTGACGCTCGGGTGCGCCACCGCGGTCGCGGCGTTCCTGCTCGTCGCAACGTCTTCGTTCACGAGCGTCCGGCAACTCGCCGCCTTCGCCGCGATCTCGGTCGGGGTGTCGCTCCTCACGGCGCTGCTCCTGCTCCCCTCGCTCCACAGGCTCGCGCTCGGCGGCGCGGGTCCGGGGCTGCGCGACACCGCGGAGCGTTGGTCGCGCCGGTTCACGCGGCTCGGCACGGGAGCCGTGGGCGCGCGGCGCGCGGTCCTGCTCCTGGTGTTCGCGGCGGCCGCCGGCGCCTTCGCGTTCGGCCTCTTCGGCGTGACGCTCTCCGGGGATCCGCGCGATCTGGGCTACACGCCGCCCGATCTCGTCGCGAAGCAGGACCGGCTGTCGAGGCTGTTCCCCGGGATCGCGGATCAGGCGCTGCTTGTGGCCGAGGGAGGCTCCCGCGACGAGGCGCTCGCGCGCAACGACGCCCTCTATGCCGCGCTCCTCGCCGGCGGCGTCGAGAAGGACGACGTCGTTTCCGTGAGCCCGTTCCTCCCGTCGCTCGCGACGCAGAGGAGGTCGCTCGACGCGTCCGCGGCCCTCTTCGATCCCGGTGCAGGGGGGGCGAGGACCGCGCTCGCGGCCGCCGGCTTCGCGCCGTCCTACATCGAGGGCCTCGACGCGATGCTCGACGCCCCGCCGATCGAGCCCGCGGACTACAGCGGCACGAGCCTCGGCCGGCTCGTCACGGAGGCCTTGGTGCAGCAGGGCGGCCGCTGGTACGTCCTCTCGCGGGTGAAGGGCGCGGCCCGGGCCGACTCGCTCGCCGCGATCGCCGAGGCGGTGCCGGGCTGCCGCCTCGCGTCCGAGCGGGTCGAGGCGCAGGGCACCCTCGACGCGCTGCAGAAGGATCTCGCCTGGATGCTCGGCATCTGGGGGGCCGTGGCGCTCGTGCTGATCGCCGTGGTCGAGCGCTCGCTCCTCTTCTCTCTGCGCGCGGTGCTGCCCCCCGCGTTCGGCGTGCTCGCGGCGGTCGGGCTCTACGGCCTCATCGGCCGTCCGGTCACCCCGGTCGCTTCCGCGGCGCTCACCATGGTGCTCGGCCTCGGGATCAACTACGGCGTGTACGTCGAGCACGAGCCGGCGGGTGAGCGCGGGCGGGTCGCGGCGGCGGTCTTCGCGGACGCCTTGACGACGATCGTCGGGTTCGCGGCGCTCGCGTTCGCGAACAACCGGGCCATGGCGGACATCGGGCTGATGATCGTCGTCGGCCTCACCGCGGCGATGCTCTGCGCCGTGATCGTGCTCCCGGCGCTGCGGGGAAGCGGGGTGGACTGA
- a CDS encoding DHA2 family efflux MFS transporter permease subunit yields the protein MAVPARSYAAFGTVMLAFFLAILDSTIVNITLPRITEHFRTDIKTISWVVNGFALAFAVPLITASRLADQFGRRRVFSIGLALFTITSLFAGLAPGVNLLVFFRVLQGLSAAMLVPVTLPIVLDLFPAEKSGAVIGAWAAIAGLAAAGGPALGGVITDKLSWQWIFYINIPIGLLSLVLTQFLIRETKDPTSSRRIDWSGMASLTAAAFSLVYALIKANDLGWTSPTILGLFACAAFSLVLFVLAEVRSKEPMLPLGMLRSLPFSAGNATLFVLGMGMMNGVFFLAFFLTQVMGKTELEAGIVITALPLTSTVFSAITGALSDKLGSRWFTTAGMAILAASVYVYSGLRPDATNGEIVWRLMLMGAGIGTAMAPVVGSTVRAVAADKIGIASGVGNMTRTVGTVLGVAIIVTMFTGTVDRQIGWAKGEAKALVTANDALRDQIKAPILRRISGVGFSQSRKLATLDETLAEVDRKKAEVLDSVPPFMAKKMAKTFEEQKDEIRTLHPKLQKIFKSRICDAFAATFKVNAFILILGVLFALFSDQRRNRGR from the coding sequence ATGGCCGTTCCAGCGAGAAGCTACGCCGCGTTCGGCACGGTGATGCTCGCGTTCTTCCTGGCCATTCTCGACTCGACGATCGTCAACATCACGCTCCCGCGCATCACGGAGCACTTCAGGACCGACATCAAGACGATCTCCTGGGTGGTGAACGGCTTCGCGCTCGCGTTCGCCGTGCCGCTCATCACCGCGTCGCGCCTCGCGGATCAGTTCGGCCGCAGGCGCGTCTTCTCCATCGGCCTCGCCCTGTTCACGATCACGTCGCTCTTCGCCGGGCTCGCGCCGGGCGTGAACCTGCTCGTCTTCTTCCGCGTGCTCCAGGGCCTGTCCGCGGCGATGCTCGTGCCGGTCACGCTGCCGATCGTGCTGGACCTCTTCCCGGCCGAGAAGAGCGGCGCCGTCATCGGCGCGTGGGCGGCGATCGCCGGGCTCGCCGCGGCGGGCGGACCGGCGCTCGGGGGCGTCATCACGGACAAGCTCTCTTGGCAGTGGATCTTCTACATCAACATCCCGATCGGGCTCCTCTCGCTCGTGCTGACCCAGTTCCTCATCCGCGAGACCAAGGATCCGACGTCCTCGCGCCGGATCGACTGGTCCGGCATGGCGAGCCTCACCGCCGCGGCGTTCTCGCTCGTGTACGCGCTCATCAAGGCGAACGATCTCGGCTGGACGTCGCCGACCATCCTCGGGCTGTTCGCGTGCGCCGCGTTCTCCCTCGTCCTGTTCGTGCTCGCCGAGGTCAGGTCCAAGGAGCCGATGCTCCCGCTCGGGATGCTGCGCTCCCTGCCGTTCTCGGCGGGGAACGCGACGCTCTTCGTGCTCGGCATGGGCATGATGAACGGCGTGTTCTTCCTCGCCTTCTTCCTCACGCAGGTCATGGGCAAGACCGAGCTCGAGGCCGGGATCGTCATCACGGCGCTGCCGCTCACCTCGACGGTGTTCTCCGCCATCACGGGCGCGCTGTCGGACAAGCTCGGGTCGAGGTGGTTCACGACCGCCGGCATGGCGATCCTCGCCGCGTCGGTCTACGTCTACAGCGGGCTGCGCCCCGACGCGACGAACGGGGAGATCGTCTGGCGGCTCATGCTCATGGGCGCCGGGATCGGAACGGCGATGGCGCCGGTGGTGGGGTCGACCGTGCGCGCGGTGGCGGCGGACAAGATCGGCATCGCGTCGGGCGTCGGCAACATGACCCGCACCGTGGGCACCGTGCTCGGCGTGGCGATCATCGTGACGATGTTCACGGGCACGGTCGACCGGCAGATCGGGTGGGCCAAGGGCGAGGCCAAGGCGCTCGTCACGGCGAACGACGCGCTCCGGGATCAGATCAAGGCACCGATACTGAGGCGGATCTCGGGGGTGGGGTTCTCCCAGTCGCGCAAGCTCGCCACGCTCGACGAGACGCTCGCCGAGGTCGATCGCAAGAAGGCCGAGGTGCTCGACTCGGTGCCGCCGTTCATGGCGAAGAAGATGGCGAAGACGTTCGAGGAGCAGAAGGACGAGATCCGGACGCTCCACCCGAAGCTCCAGAAGATTTTCAAGAGCCGGATCTGCGACGCGTTCGCCGCGACCTTCAAGGTCAACGCGTTCATCCTAATCCTGGGCGTCCTCTTCGCGCTGTTCTCGGATCAGAGAAGGAATCGGGGTCGGTAG